From Deinococcus aquaedulcis, the proteins below share one genomic window:
- the nrdR gene encoding transcriptional regulator NrdR — translation MRCPYCSAPDSKVVNSRPSDDGASIRRRRECLNCARRFTTYERAQLEPLMVVKRSGPREAFNPDKLLRGLVLASEKRPVDSDALRAFAYGFEDDVQAAEIRSEEIGRRAMTFLRPLDDVAYIRFASVYRDFDSLERFIEEIRGLKDEG, via the coding sequence AAGGTGGTCAATTCTCGTCCCAGTGACGACGGTGCCAGTATTCGCCGCCGCCGCGAATGCCTGAACTGTGCGCGGCGCTTTACCACCTACGAGCGCGCGCAGCTTGAGCCCCTGATGGTGGTGAAACGCAGCGGGCCCCGCGAAGCCTTTAACCCCGACAAGCTGCTGCGCGGGCTGGTGCTGGCCAGCGAAAAACGCCCGGTGGACAGCGACGCCCTGCGCGCCTTCGCTTACGGCTTCGAAGACGACGTGCAGGCTGCCGAGATTCGCAGCGAGGAAATTGGCCGCCGCGCCATGACCTTTCTGCGCCCACTGGACGACGTGGCGTATATCCGCTTTGCCAGTGTGTACCGCGACTTTGATTCGCTGGAGCGCTTTATTGAGGAGATCCGGGGCCTGAAAGACGAGGGGTAG
- a CDS encoding 1-acyl-sn-glycerol-3-phosphate acyltransferase, producing the protein MSPLWPGRQPTFGSRLAVWALRLAGWEAVLAPPPSLKCVGAVAPHTHNADFWPGIFWTWATRSPARFVAKRELFFFPVGVFMRAVGGLALDRRRSGGNFVDAVVGIIEREEEIMLAIAPEGTRSRGDYWKTGFYYMALEAKVPIAVTVLDWGRRRVGIVGYVTPTGNLEADFAKLREYFQDVRGHTPANETPAFPRPASAGGPSRT; encoded by the coding sequence ATGTCTCCTCTGTGGCCCGGACGGCAACCCACTTTCGGCTCGCGTCTCGCGGTGTGGGCGCTGCGCCTTGCTGGCTGGGAGGCCGTGCTGGCCCCCCCACCCAGCCTGAAGTGTGTGGGGGCCGTGGCGCCGCACACCCACAACGCCGATTTCTGGCCCGGCATCTTCTGGACGTGGGCCACCCGCTCCCCGGCGCGCTTTGTGGCCAAGCGGGAACTGTTTTTCTTCCCCGTGGGGGTGTTCATGCGCGCGGTGGGGGGCCTCGCCCTGGACCGGCGCCGTTCGGGCGGCAACTTTGTGGACGCCGTGGTGGGCATCATTGAGCGCGAAGAGGAAATCATGCTCGCCATCGCCCCAGAAGGCACCCGAAGTCGCGGCGACTACTGGAAGACGGGCTTTTACTACATGGCCCTGGAAGCCAAGGTGCCCATTGCCGTGACCGTGCTGGATTGGGGCCGCCGCCGCGTGGGGATCGTGGGTTACGTGACCCCCACTGGCAATCTGGAAGCGGATTTTGCCAAGCTCCGCGAGTATTTCCAGGATGTGCGCGGCCACACCCCGGCCAACGAAACCCCGGCCTTCCCCCGCCCCGCCTCGGCCGGTGGGCCCAGCCGCACGTAG
- the rocF gene encoding arginase codes for MNVALLGIPMDLGAGRRGVDMGPSALRNAHLAGALRALGHAVTDLGDVGVALPESVDKLIEGGLVFLTPIQEACAAAAERVAALGPDVFPLTIGGDHSVSMGTVTGNALRLAPGGGRLGLIWVDAHTDYNTPDSSPSGNIHGMPVAHLTGLGDTRLTGLGGGWHMRPEDIVMIGIRSVDPHERELLREAGIKAYTMKDVDQLGITRIHEETLERLSGVQGLHVSFDADALDPAVCPGVGTPVPGGLTYREGHLLMELLSESGRVTSMDIVEVNPILDAHNQTAEVMVGMAASLLGQRIL; via the coding sequence ATGAACGTGGCATTGCTGGGCATTCCGATGGATCTGGGCGCGGGGCGGCGCGGTGTGGACATGGGGCCATCGGCGCTGCGCAACGCGCATCTGGCCGGGGCGCTGCGGGCGCTGGGGCACGCGGTGACGGACCTGGGCGACGTGGGGGTGGCCCTGCCCGAATCGGTGGACAAGCTCATTGAGGGCGGGCTGGTGTTCCTGACCCCCATTCAGGAGGCCTGCGCCGCCGCTGCCGAGCGCGTGGCGGCCCTGGGGCCAGACGTCTTTCCGCTGACCATCGGCGGGGACCACAGCGTGAGCATGGGCACCGTGACCGGCAACGCCCTGCGGCTGGCCCCGGGTGGCGGTCGCCTGGGCCTGATCTGGGTGGACGCCCACACCGACTACAACACCCCCGACAGCAGCCCCAGCGGCAACATTCACGGCATGCCCGTGGCCCACCTGACCGGCCTGGGCGACACCCGCCTGACCGGCCTGGGCGGCGGCTGGCACATGCGCCCGGAAGACATCGTGATGATCGGCATTCGCAGCGTGGACCCCCACGAGCGCGAACTGCTGCGCGAGGCCGGCATCAAGGCCTACACCATGAAAGACGTGGACCAGCTGGGCATCACCCGCATTCACGAGGAAACCCTGGAGCGCCTGAGCGGCGTGCAGGGCCTGCATGTGTCCTTTGACGCCGACGCCCTGGACCCCGCCGTGTGCCCGGGGGTGGGCACGCCCGTGCCCGGCGGCCTGACCTACCGCGAGGGGCACCTCCTGATGGAACTGCTCTCGGAATCCGGGCGCGTGACCAGCATGGACATCGTGGAGGTCAACCCCATTCTGGATGCCCACAACCAGACGGCCGAGGTGATGGTGGGCATGGCCGCCAGCCTGCTGGGCCAGCGCATTCTGTAA